A genome region from Bradyrhizobium commune includes the following:
- a CDS encoding FAD-dependent oxidoreductase, whose translation MAYKNFKVETDSDGIALVTWDIPGRSMNVLDETSTGELDAIVKETTADAAVKGVVITSAKEAFCAGADLSMLEGMNQAYAKVLKEQGETAANQMLFEQSRRFSQVLRSIETSGKPWAAAINGLALGGGFEITLCCHYRVAAENPKTRLGLPEVKVGLFPGAGGTQRVPRLVPPQDAMTILLKGDPVTVDKAKQLNLIHAIVPAADLIKAAKDWIKGGGKAVAPWDEKGFKLPGGPVFSKAGMMMFPAGNAIYRRETYDNYPAARAIMSCVYEGLQLPIDAALRVESRYFTSVLRSKEAAAMIRSLFLSMQELNKGARRPKDVPATKVKKIAVIGAGFMGASVGYVSARAGLDVVLIDRDQESADKGKAHAQKVIEDQIKKGRAKPTDAEALLARITPTADYAALKDVDLVIEAVFEDRKVKAETFAKAQEYLKPDVIFASNTSTLPITSLAESFKDQGKFVGIHFFSPVEKMMLVEIILGKNTGDVALATALDYVRQIGKTPIVVNDSRGFFANRCVGRYVAEGNEMFLEGVPPAMIENCAKMAGMPVGPLSLSDEVALDLGLKIMKATEADLGPNAINPDQKKLMVEMVEKQGRLGRKNSKGFYDYPEKGKGQKSLWPGLSALQPKQLDPDTLDIEELKQRFLVVQAVEAARTVEDHVITDPREADVGSILGFGFAPFTGGTLSYIDFMGPKTFVELCHKLEAKYGSRFTPPKLLVEMAAKGETFYGRFSPKKAAA comes from the coding sequence ATGGCTTACAAGAACTTCAAGGTTGAGACCGATTCCGACGGCATCGCGCTCGTCACCTGGGACATCCCGGGCCGTTCGATGAACGTGCTCGACGAGACCTCGACCGGCGAGCTCGACGCGATCGTCAAGGAGACCACGGCTGACGCTGCGGTGAAGGGCGTCGTCATCACCTCGGCGAAGGAGGCGTTCTGCGCCGGCGCTGATCTCTCCATGCTCGAGGGCATGAACCAGGCCTACGCAAAGGTCCTCAAAGAGCAGGGCGAGACCGCTGCGAACCAGATGCTGTTCGAGCAGAGCCGCCGCTTCTCGCAGGTGCTGCGCTCGATCGAAACCTCCGGTAAGCCGTGGGCCGCCGCGATCAACGGCCTCGCGCTCGGCGGCGGTTTCGAGATCACGCTGTGCTGCCACTATCGTGTGGCCGCCGAAAATCCCAAGACGCGGCTTGGCCTGCCCGAGGTCAAGGTCGGCTTGTTCCCCGGTGCCGGTGGCACGCAGCGCGTGCCGCGCCTGGTGCCGCCGCAGGATGCGATGACCATTTTGCTCAAGGGCGATCCGGTCACGGTCGACAAGGCGAAGCAGCTCAACCTGATCCACGCTATCGTTCCGGCCGCTGATCTCATCAAGGCCGCAAAAGACTGGATCAAGGGCGGCGGCAAGGCCGTCGCGCCCTGGGACGAGAAGGGGTTCAAGCTCCCGGGCGGCCCGGTGTTCTCCAAGGCCGGCATGATGATGTTCCCCGCCGGCAATGCGATCTATCGCCGCGAGACCTACGACAATTATCCGGCCGCGCGGGCGATCATGAGCTGCGTCTATGAGGGCTTGCAACTGCCGATCGACGCCGCGCTGCGCGTCGAGTCGCGCTACTTCACCTCAGTGCTGCGCTCGAAGGAAGCGGCCGCGATGATCCGCAGCCTGTTCCTGTCGATGCAGGAGCTCAACAAGGGCGCGCGCCGCCCGAAGGACGTGCCCGCGACCAAGGTGAAGAAGATCGCCGTGATCGGCGCCGGCTTCATGGGCGCGAGCGTCGGTTACGTCTCGGCCCGTGCCGGCCTCGACGTCGTCCTGATCGACCGCGACCAGGAGAGCGCTGACAAGGGCAAGGCGCATGCGCAGAAGGTGATCGAGGATCAGATCAAGAAGGGCCGCGCCAAGCCGACCGATGCCGAAGCGCTGCTCGCGCGCATCACGCCGACCGCCGACTATGCAGCGCTGAAGGATGTCGACCTCGTCATCGAGGCGGTGTTCGAGGACCGCAAGGTCAAGGCGGAGACCTTTGCCAAGGCGCAGGAATATCTGAAGCCGGACGTGATCTTCGCGTCGAACACCTCGACGCTGCCGATCACTTCGCTGGCCGAGAGCTTCAAGGACCAAGGCAAGTTCGTCGGCATTCACTTCTTCTCGCCGGTCGAGAAGATGATGCTGGTCGAGATCATCCTCGGCAAGAACACCGGCGATGTCGCGCTCGCGACCGCGCTCGATTATGTCCGGCAGATCGGCAAGACGCCGATCGTGGTCAACGACTCCAGAGGCTTCTTCGCCAATCGCTGCGTCGGCCGTTACGTCGCCGAGGGCAACGAGATGTTCCTCGAAGGCGTGCCGCCGGCAATGATCGAGAATTGCGCCAAGATGGCCGGCATGCCGGTGGGGCCGCTCTCGCTGTCCGACGAAGTCGCGCTCGACCTGGGCCTCAAGATCATGAAGGCGACGGAAGCCGATCTCGGCCCCAACGCCATCAACCCCGATCAGAAGAAGCTGATGGTGGAGATGGTCGAGAAGCAGGGCCGTCTGGGTCGCAAGAACAGCAAGGGCTTCTACGACTACCCCGAGAAGGGCAAGGGCCAGAAGAGCCTGTGGCCGGGTCTCTCGGCCTTGCAGCCGAAGCAGCTCGATCCGGATACGCTCGACATCGAGGAGTTGAAGCAGCGCTTCCTGGTGGTGCAGGCGGTCGAAGCCGCGCGCACGGTCGAGGATCACGTCATCACCGATCCGCGCGAGGCGGATGTCGGCTCGATCCTCGGCTTCGGTTTCGCGCCGTTCACCGGCGGCACGCTGTCCTATATCGATTTCATGGGACCGAAGACCTTCGTCGAGCTCTGCCACAAGCTCGAGGCGAAATACGGCTCGCGCTTCACGCCGCCGAAACTGCTGGTGGAGATGGCTGCGAAGGGCGAGACCTTCTACGGCCGCTTCTCGCCTAAGAAGGCGGCTGCCTAA
- a CDS encoding outer membrane protein produces MKWLLVAALTAGLASPAVAADAPAAKPPVKAPEPAAFKWTSCYVGVQGGGSWGKSEHTARAGDASGPTITGTFNLTGGVAGGAFGCDFQIEKTVLGFENDASWTNKHGSAQDLPPFNGAGLSSTRERWIDMFRGRVGYALDQFLIYGTAGIAFAGTEVTVSNPAAQVTDSKTRTGLAAGLGGEWAAWTDTWGAVSFKLEYVHADFGSKRYVDPAVPIGAFTAITRDVRLTDDIVRAGINVRFNWDDKPIVTKF; encoded by the coding sequence ATGAAATGGTTGCTCGTGGCCGCGTTGACGGCCGGACTGGCGTCGCCTGCTGTTGCCGCCGATGCCCCGGCGGCAAAGCCCCCGGTCAAGGCGCCGGAGCCGGCTGCGTTCAAGTGGACCAGCTGCTATGTCGGCGTCCAGGGCGGCGGCAGCTGGGGCAAGAGCGAGCACACTGCGCGGGCCGGCGACGCGTCCGGGCCCACCATAACGGGTACCTTCAACCTCACCGGCGGCGTCGCGGGAGGGGCCTTTGGCTGCGATTTCCAGATCGAGAAGACCGTGCTGGGTTTCGAGAACGACGCCTCGTGGACCAACAAGCACGGCTCCGCGCAGGATCTGCCGCCCTTCAACGGCGCTGGTCTGAGCAGCACGCGAGAGCGATGGATCGACATGTTCCGCGGCCGCGTCGGCTACGCGCTCGATCAGTTTCTGATCTATGGCACCGCCGGCATCGCCTTCGCCGGCACAGAGGTGACTGTGTCAAATCCGGCAGCCCAGGTCACGGACTCCAAGACCCGCACCGGCCTAGCGGCCGGGCTCGGCGGTGAATGGGCGGCCTGGACCGATACCTGGGGTGCGGTAAGCTTCAAGCTCGAATATGTCCACGCAGATTTTGGCAGCAAGCGATACGTCGATCCAGCGGTCCCCATCGGGGCATTCACCGCTATCACCCGCGACGTCCGCCTGACCGACGACATTGTCCGCGCCGGCATCAATGTCAGGTTCAACTGGGATGACAAACCGATCGTGACGAAGTTCTAG
- a CDS encoding acyl-CoA dehydrogenase C-terminal domain-containing protein, giving the protein MPIYKAPVEDVNFLLNDVFQIDRYDNLAGFSDASSDVREAILGEAAKLAEEVLQPLNRVGDLEGCKRADDGSVTTPKGFKDAFKQVAEGGWLGLSAPTEFGGQGLPVTLSQAVNEFQISANMAFSMYGGLTMGATAALIVHGSPEQKKTYVPKMVAGEWTGTMNLTEPQCGTDLGMLRTKAVRQADGSFKITGTKIFISAGEHDLTSNIIHLVLARIEGAPAGIKGVSLFVVPKFLVNADGSVGPRNGVVCGSIEHKMGIHGNSTCVMNYDNATGWLIGEENKGMQGMFVMMNEARLGVAVQGLAQSEVAYQNAAAYARERIQGRALTGTKAPDKPADPIIVHPDVRRTLLSIRAFNEAARAFVMWTALKSDVAHRSEDPKDRQAADDHMGLMTPVLKGFLTDYGFANAVQAQQMYGGHGYIAEQGMEQFVRDARIAMIYEGANGIQALDLVGRKLPRDGGRAIMAFFGEVMAFAKENGGDEAMKPFITPLSASLGHLQQATTWLMQNAMMKPDNAGAAATDYLHLFGFVALGYMWAKMAKVTNAKIAETGATPYLSTKLVTGRFFMERMLPETAANLARIQSGCATIMELPAEAF; this is encoded by the coding sequence ATGCCGATCTACAAAGCCCCCGTCGAAGACGTGAACTTCCTGCTCAACGACGTCTTCCAGATCGACCGTTACGACAATCTCGCCGGCTTCTCCGATGCGTCGAGCGACGTGCGCGAGGCGATCCTGGGCGAAGCCGCCAAGCTCGCCGAGGAGGTGCTTCAGCCGCTCAATCGCGTCGGCGATCTCGAAGGCTGCAAGCGCGCCGACGACGGCAGCGTCACCACGCCGAAGGGTTTCAAGGATGCGTTCAAGCAGGTCGCCGAAGGCGGCTGGCTCGGTCTGTCGGCGCCGACCGAGTTCGGCGGCCAGGGCCTGCCGGTGACGCTCTCGCAGGCCGTCAACGAATTCCAGATCTCCGCCAACATGGCGTTCTCGATGTATGGCGGCCTCACCATGGGCGCCACCGCGGCGCTGATCGTGCATGGCTCCCCGGAGCAGAAGAAGACTTACGTGCCGAAGATGGTCGCCGGCGAATGGACCGGCACCATGAACCTGACCGAGCCGCAGTGCGGCACTGATCTGGGCATGCTCCGCACCAAGGCGGTGCGCCAGGCCGACGGCAGCTTCAAGATCACGGGCACCAAGATCTTCATCTCGGCCGGCGAGCATGACTTGACCTCCAACATCATCCACCTCGTGCTCGCCCGCATCGAGGGCGCGCCCGCCGGCATCAAGGGCGTGTCGCTGTTCGTGGTGCCGAAATTCCTGGTCAACGCCGACGGTTCGGTCGGGCCGCGCAACGGCGTCGTCTGCGGCTCGATCGAGCACAAGATGGGCATCCACGGCAATTCCACCTGCGTGATGAACTACGACAACGCCACCGGCTGGCTGATCGGCGAAGAGAACAAGGGCATGCAGGGCATGTTCGTGATGATGAACGAGGCCCGCCTCGGCGTCGCCGTGCAGGGCCTCGCGCAGTCCGAGGTCGCCTATCAGAACGCGGCGGCCTATGCCCGCGAGCGCATCCAGGGACGCGCGCTCACCGGCACGAAGGCGCCGGACAAGCCGGCCGATCCGATCATCGTGCATCCCGACGTGCGCCGCACGTTGCTCTCGATCCGCGCCTTCAACGAAGCCGCGCGCGCCTTCGTGATGTGGACCGCGCTGAAGAGCGACGTCGCCCACCGCTCCGAGGACCCGAAGGACCGCCAGGCCGCCGACGATCACATGGGCCTGATGACGCCGGTGCTGAAAGGCTTCCTCACCGACTACGGTTTCGCCAATGCGGTGCAGGCGCAGCAGATGTATGGCGGCCACGGCTACATCGCCGAGCAGGGCATGGAGCAGTTCGTGCGCGATGCCCGCATCGCCATGATTTATGAAGGCGCCAACGGCATCCAGGCGCTCGACCTGGTCGGCCGCAAGCTGCCGCGCGACGGCGGCCGCGCCATCATGGCCTTCTTCGGCGAGGTCATGGCCTTCGCCAAGGAGAATGGCGGCGACGAAGCGATGAAGCCGTTCATCACCCCGCTCTCGGCCTCGCTCGGCCATCTCCAGCAGGCCACGACCTGGCTGATGCAGAATGCGATGATGAAGCCCGACAATGCCGGCGCCGCCGCGACCGACTATCTGCATCTCTTCGGCTTCGTCGCGCTCGGCTATATGTGGGCGAAGATGGCCAAGGTGACGAATGCCAAGATCGCCGAAACCGGCGCCACGCCCTATCTTTCGACCAAGCTCGTCACCGGCCGCTTCTTCATGGAGCGGATGCTGCCGGAAACGGCCGCCAATCTCGCGCGCATCCAGTCCGGCTGCGCCACCATCATGGAACTGCCGGCGGAAGCCTTCTAA
- a CDS encoding PadR family transcriptional regulator translates to MALGDAILACLTERPMTGYELAKTFDSSIGFFWKADHQQIYRELSKLRDRGYIQGREVVQSGKPNKLIYTLTPEGRTALRHWAARPSTPPSIKDDLLVRLHALDSIDIEPIRTDLMDRLEHHRDRHENYERILKKRFPDGTASGVLDLGNLLLLRLGARHEQLVADFCEEALDALSAMSGKGTVKGTVVPLEDGKREGKG, encoded by the coding sequence ATGGCGCTGGGCGACGCAATCCTCGCATGCCTGACGGAACGTCCGATGACGGGCTACGAGCTCGCCAAGACGTTCGATTCCTCGATCGGCTTCTTCTGGAAGGCCGACCATCAGCAAATCTACCGCGAGCTCTCCAAGCTGCGCGACCGCGGCTACATCCAGGGCCGCGAGGTCGTGCAATCCGGCAAGCCCAACAAGCTCATCTATACGCTCACTCCGGAAGGCCGAACAGCGCTGCGGCACTGGGCCGCGCGGCCGAGCACGCCGCCCTCGATCAAGGACGATTTGCTGGTGCGGCTGCATGCGCTCGACAGCATCGACATCGAGCCGATCCGCACCGATCTGATGGACCGGCTGGAGCACCATCGCGACCGGCATGAGAATTACGAGCGGATCCTGAAGAAGCGTTTTCCGGACGGGACGGCGTCGGGCGTGCTCGACCTCGGCAATCTGCTGCTGCTCCGCCTCGGCGCGCGGCACGAGCAGTTGGTGGCCGATTTCTGCGAGGAGGCGCTGGACGCGCTGTCGGCGATGAGCGGCAAGGGCACGGTGAAGGGCACCGTGGTGCCGCTGGAGGACGGCAAGCGCGAGGGCAAGGGTTAG
- a CDS encoding acetyl-CoA C-acetyltransferase → MPEAFIYDHVRTPRGRGKADGALHEVTALALATVPLKALKDRNNLPEDCVDDVVLGVVDPVGEAGSDIARFAALKAGLGEAVPGVQISRFCASGLDAVNFAAAQVMSGQHELVIGGGAESMSRVGIGASGGAWPMDPSMAVPAYFMPQGVSADLIATKYGFSRDDVDAYAVQSQQRAAKSWEEGRFNKSVVPVKDINGLTILAKDEHMRPSTTMQSLAQLQPSFTMMAQMGGFDGVAVQSHPEIERVNYVHHAGNSSGIVDGAGAVLLGSKEAASKYGLKPRAKIRAFANIGSEPAMMLTGPVDVTEKLFARSGMKKSDIDLFELNEAFASVVLRYIQAFDIDNAKINVNGGAIALGHPLGATGAMILGTVLDELERTNKSTALVTLCIGGGMGTATIIERV, encoded by the coding sequence ATGCCTGAGGCATTCATCTACGATCACGTCCGCACCCCCCGCGGCCGCGGCAAGGCCGACGGCGCGCTGCACGAAGTCACAGCCCTTGCGCTCGCCACCGTGCCGCTGAAGGCGCTGAAGGACCGCAACAACCTGCCGGAAGATTGCGTCGATGACGTCGTGCTCGGCGTGGTCGATCCGGTCGGCGAAGCCGGAAGCGACATCGCGCGTTTTGCCGCGCTCAAGGCGGGCCTCGGCGAAGCCGTCCCCGGCGTGCAGATCAGCCGCTTTTGCGCCTCCGGCCTTGACGCCGTGAACTTTGCCGCAGCCCAGGTGATGAGCGGCCAGCATGAGCTCGTGATCGGCGGCGGCGCGGAATCGATGAGCCGTGTCGGCATCGGCGCCTCCGGCGGCGCCTGGCCGATGGATCCCTCGATGGCGGTGCCCGCCTATTTCATGCCGCAGGGCGTCTCGGCCGATTTGATCGCGACGAAATACGGCTTCTCCCGCGACGACGTCGACGCCTACGCGGTGCAGAGCCAGCAGCGCGCCGCCAAGTCCTGGGAAGAAGGCCGCTTCAACAAGTCGGTCGTGCCGGTGAAGGACATCAACGGCCTCACCATCCTCGCCAAGGACGAGCACATGCGTCCTTCGACGACGATGCAGTCGCTGGCGCAGTTGCAGCCGTCGTTCACGATGATGGCGCAGATGGGCGGCTTTGACGGCGTCGCGGTGCAGTCGCACCCGGAGATCGAGCGCGTCAACTACGTGCACCACGCCGGCAACTCCTCGGGCATCGTCGATGGCGCCGGCGCCGTGCTGCTCGGCAGCAAGGAGGCGGCCAGCAAATACGGCCTGAAGCCGCGCGCAAAGATCCGCGCCTTCGCAAACATCGGCTCGGAGCCGGCGATGATGCTGACCGGCCCGGTCGACGTCACCGAAAAGCTGTTCGCGCGCTCCGGCATGAAGAAGTCGGACATCGACCTGTTCGAGCTCAACGAGGCCTTCGCCTCGGTCGTGCTGCGCTACATCCAGGCCTTCGACATCGACAACGCCAAGATCAACGTCAATGGCGGCGCGATCGCGCTCGGCCATCCGTTAGGGGCCACCGGCGCGATGATTTTGGGCACCGTGCTCGACGAGCTCGAGCGCACCAACAAGTCGACCGCCCTGGTGACGCTGTGCATCGGCGGCGGCATGGGCACCGCGACCATCATCGAGCGCGTCTAA